One genomic region from Microcystis panniformis FACHB-1757 encodes:
- a CDS encoding heavy metal translocating P-type ATPase, translating to MILAAETGLKTATLDVKGMKCAGCVSAVERQLSQNQGVKSAQVNLITEIAVIEYQPEAIAPEQLAAKLTAIGFPTQPRSSSTPLSQQNQRLQNQQKERQQQLYRLAIACCLLVFSLIGHLHHIGGPEIPIFQSIAFHWTLATLAILFPGRDIFIDGWRGLRHGMPNMNTLVSLGTGSAYIASCLALILPNLGLECFFDEPVMLLGFILLGRTLEAHSRHRAAADLEALTSLQPAVAHLIGSTDDRVGVAIPVEQLRVGEWVRVLPGEKIPVDGEIIQGRTTVDEALLTGESLPVVKEMGDLVIAGSFNLSGAIAVQTRQVGTDTTLAKIIAAVESAQTRKAPVQKIADRVAGYFAYGVMIIALIVLLFWYFWGTRLFPEVLGSTTGHHEMIQPTSPLLLSLKLAISVLVVACPCALGLATPTALLVGTSLAAERGILIKGGDVLETVSQLQTVVFDKTGTLSQGHPEITDCLSFSELNSLEIQQLAAVVESGTNHPLARAILDAVTPPTNLTGEDFQTVAGLGVSARVQGSKIVLGNRQCLAQNGIKIDETIPSIQELLEAGKTVIYLGMEEQLLGAIAFQDRLRPDAQTTVNQLQKLGLEVILLSGDRREAVTAIANSLGISQFYAEVAPTEKSALIADLQTKEGKIVAMVGDGINDAPALGQANIGIALAGGTEVAMETAGIVLISDRLEDVVQSLHLSLATWQKIRQNLFWALGYNTFAIPIAGGLLLPHWGLAFSPALAAALMAFSSVMVVSNSLLLRRQFPPLKSTKEGKN from the coding sequence ATGATCCTAGCCGCCGAAACTGGACTAAAAACCGCTACTCTAGACGTAAAAGGCATGAAATGCGCTGGCTGTGTGAGTGCCGTAGAAAGACAACTCAGCCAAAATCAAGGGGTAAAATCGGCCCAAGTTAATCTAATCACGGAAATTGCCGTGATTGAATACCAACCGGAAGCGATCGCACCAGAGCAGTTAGCCGCAAAATTAACCGCGATTGGATTCCCCACCCAACCGCGCAGCTCATCGACTCCCCTTTCTCAACAAAATCAACGGCTGCAAAACCAACAAAAAGAACGGCAACAACAATTATACCGATTAGCGATCGCTTGTTGTTTACTGGTTTTTTCCCTGATTGGTCACTTACACCACATCGGGGGACCAGAAATCCCCATCTTTCAAAGCATTGCTTTTCACTGGACTTTAGCCACCCTAGCCATTTTATTCCCCGGGCGCGATATTTTCATCGATGGTTGGCGGGGATTACGGCACGGGATGCCAAATATGAACACTCTCGTTAGTTTAGGCACAGGTAGCGCCTATATAGCCAGTTGTTTGGCTCTTATCTTGCCTAATCTCGGTTTAGAGTGCTTTTTCGATGAACCGGTCATGCTGTTAGGGTTTATTCTCCTCGGACGGACTCTAGAAGCGCATTCCCGTCATCGCGCAGCCGCAGACTTAGAAGCGCTTACCTCCCTACAACCGGCAGTGGCTCACCTGATTGGTAGTACAGATGACCGTGTGGGCGTGGCGATTCCGGTGGAACAGCTGCGCGTCGGGGAATGGGTGCGCGTCTTACCCGGGGAAAAAATTCCCGTGGATGGGGAGATTATTCAGGGAAGAACCACGGTAGATGAAGCTTTATTAACGGGGGAATCGCTGCCGGTGGTTAAGGAAATGGGAGATCTAGTCATTGCCGGCAGTTTCAATCTCTCTGGTGCGATCGCCGTACAAACTCGTCAGGTGGGGACCGATACCACCCTAGCTAAGATTATCGCAGCCGTGGAATCAGCCCAAACTCGCAAGGCCCCAGTACAGAAGATAGCGGACAGGGTAGCGGGTTATTTTGCCTACGGAGTGATGATAATTGCCCTAATTGTGCTGCTCTTTTGGTATTTTTGGGGAACTAGGCTCTTTCCAGAGGTGTTAGGGTCAACCACAGGACACCACGAGATGATTCAACCCACTTCTCCCCTACTTTTGTCCCTAAAATTAGCGATTTCTGTGCTTGTGGTCGCTTGTCCCTGCGCTCTCGGTTTAGCCACACCAACGGCCCTACTGGTGGGAACCAGTTTAGCAGCCGAACGGGGTATTTTAATTAAAGGGGGCGATGTTTTGGAAACCGTCTCGCAACTGCAAACGGTGGTTTTTGACAAAACGGGAACCCTTAGCCAAGGTCATCCGGAAATTACCGATTGTTTGAGTTTTTCTGAGCTTAATTCCCTGGAAATTCAACAATTAGCGGCAGTAGTGGAGAGTGGCACTAATCATCCTCTCGCTCGGGCGATTTTAGACGCGGTTACTCCTCCTACTAACCTGACGGGGGAAGATTTTCAAACTGTGGCTGGATTGGGAGTTTCGGCAAGGGTGCAGGGGTCGAAAATTGTTCTAGGAAATCGGCAATGCTTGGCGCAGAACGGCATTAAAATCGATGAAACTATCCCCAGTATTCAAGAGCTTTTAGAGGCGGGTAAAACGGTGATTTATCTGGGTATGGAAGAACAATTACTCGGCGCGATCGCTTTTCAGGATCGATTACGTCCCGATGCTCAAACAACCGTGAATCAGTTGCAAAAACTCGGTTTAGAGGTGATTTTACTCAGTGGTGATCGCAGAGAAGCAGTGACAGCGATCGCTAATAGTTTGGGTATTAGCCAATTTTATGCCGAAGTTGCCCCCACCGAAAAATCGGCCTTAATTGCCGACCTACAGACAAAAGAGGGCAAAATCGTGGCTATGGTCGGGGATGGTATCAATGACGCTCCTGCACTAGGACAGGCTAACATCGGTATTGCTCTGGCCGGTGGCACGGAAGTGGCCATGGAAACGGCCGGGATCGTTTTAATTAGCGATCGCCTGGAAGATGTGGTGCAATCTCTGCATTTAAGTTTGGCCACATGGCAAAAAATCCGACAAAATCTTTTTTGGGCTTTGGGTTATAATACCTTTGCTATTCCCATTGCTGGTGGTTTATTACTGCCCCATTGGGGTCTAGCTTTCAGTCCGGCCCTAGCAGCAGCTTTGATGGCTTTTAGTTCGGTTATGGTGGTGAGTAATTCCTTGCTTTTACGTCGTCAATTTCCTCCGCTCAAATCGACAAAGGAAGGCAAAAACTAA
- the holB gene encoding DNA polymerase III subunit delta', with amino-acid sequence MINWSRLIGQNQAIELLQRALEVNSIAPAYLFAGAKGIGRNLAAKCFCQDLLTRDRSPETRELILKRFLGGNHPDLLWIEPTYQHQGKLLTAKEAQESNLKRKAPPQIRIEQIREITNFLSRPPLESARSVVVIEEADTMTESAANALLKTLEEPGKATLILIAPSPSSLLPTLVSRCQHIPFQRLSEENLAQVLRSNGHARVLNYPAILGLAQGSPGEAIAALEFLDSLPQDLPRSLSKFPLKLSQALELAKIIAQTLDTETQLWYVSYLQYEDWQRRRERSILEILEKTRRQLLAYVQPRLVWECTFLALAKLSTAQKS; translated from the coding sequence ATGATAAATTGGTCAAGGTTAATCGGTCAAAATCAGGCCATTGAACTACTACAAAGAGCGCTTGAAGTCAATTCGATCGCTCCCGCTTACTTATTCGCCGGCGCTAAGGGGATTGGACGCAATCTAGCAGCAAAATGTTTCTGTCAAGACTTGTTAACTAGAGATCGATCTCCGGAAACAAGGGAATTAATCCTGAAACGCTTTTTAGGGGGCAATCATCCCGATTTACTCTGGATTGAACCCACTTATCAACACCAAGGCAAACTGCTCACCGCAAAAGAAGCACAGGAAAGCAATCTCAAGCGAAAAGCTCCCCCGCAAATCCGCATCGAACAAATTCGCGAGATTACTAACTTTTTAAGTCGTCCTCCCCTCGAATCGGCCCGCTCTGTGGTGGTAATCGAGGAAGCAGACACCATGACCGAATCGGCGGCAAATGCGCTCTTAAAAACGCTTGAGGAACCGGGAAAAGCCACTTTAATCCTAATTGCTCCCAGTCCCTCCTCTTTACTACCGACTCTCGTTTCTCGCTGTCAACACATCCCTTTTCAGCGTCTTTCGGAAGAAAATCTCGCTCAAGTCCTGCGCTCTAACGGACACGCTCGCGTTCTCAATTATCCGGCAATTCTCGGTTTAGCTCAAGGTAGCCCAGGAGAAGCGATCGCCGCTTTAGAGTTTCTCGACAGTCTCCCCCAAGATTTACCGCGATCTTTGAGCAAGTTTCCCCTAAAACTCTCCCAAGCGCTGGAATTAGCCAAAATTATCGCTCAAACTCTTGACACGGAAACCCAATTATGGTATGTGAGTTATCTTCAGTATGAGGATTGGCAACGACGACGAGAGCGATCGATTTTAGAAATCTTGGAAAAAACCCGCCGGCAGCTGTTAGCCTACGTTCAACCCCGTTTAGTCTGGGAATGCACTTTCTTGGCATTAGCCAAGCTATCCACCGCCCAAAAGTCTTAA
- the ftsH2 gene encoding ATP-dependent zinc metalloprotease FtsH2 yields the protein MKLSWKTILLWTLPALVVGFFLWQGTFATATSNIGNNTASTRMTYGRFLEYLDSGRVVSVDLYEGGRTAIVQALDPELENRVQRLRVDLPANSPDLIARLRDSKISFDAHPMRNDGAWWGFLGNLLFPFLLIAALFFLFRRSNNMPGGPGQAMSFGKSKARFQMEAKTGITFDDVAGIDEAKEELQEVVTFLKQPEKFTAVGAKIPKGVLLVGPPGTGKTLLAKAIAGEAGVPFFSISGSEFVEMFVGVGASRVRDLFKKAKENAPCLIFIDEIDAVGRQRGAGIGGGNDEREQTLNQLLTEMDGFEGNTGIIIIAATNRPDVLDSALMRPGRFDRQVTVDAPDFKGRLEILDVHARNKKLANDVSIEAIARRTPGFSGADLANLLNEAAILTARRRKDAITLLEIDDAVDRVIAGMEGTPLVDSKSKRLIAYHEVGHAIVGTLLKDHDPVQKVTLIPRGQAQGLTWFTPNEEQGLTTKAQLMARISGALGGRAAEEEIFGYDEVTTGAGGDLQQVSDMARQMVTRFGMSDLGPLSLESQGGEVFLGGGLMTRSEYSEKVATRIDDQVRSIVEHCHEISRQIVRDHREVIDRVVDLLIEKETINGEEFRQIVAEYAYVPEKEQFVPQL from the coding sequence ATGAAACTATCCTGGAAAACGATTTTACTGTGGACATTGCCCGCCCTTGTGGTCGGTTTTTTCCTCTGGCAAGGCACTTTTGCCACCGCCACCAGTAATATCGGCAATAACACCGCCAGTACCCGCATGACCTACGGACGCTTTCTAGAATACCTAGACAGTGGTAGGGTTGTTAGCGTCGATCTCTACGAAGGTGGCAGAACCGCGATCGTACAGGCCCTAGATCCAGAACTAGAAAACCGAGTACAACGCCTACGGGTCGATTTACCAGCCAATTCCCCCGATTTAATCGCCCGTTTACGCGATTCTAAAATTAGTTTCGATGCACACCCGATGCGGAATGACGGTGCTTGGTGGGGATTCCTCGGTAATCTACTTTTCCCCTTTTTGCTGATTGCCGCTCTCTTTTTCCTGTTCCGCCGTTCTAATAATATGCCAGGCGGCCCCGGTCAAGCCATGAGTTTTGGCAAATCAAAAGCTCGTTTCCAGATGGAAGCAAAAACTGGCATCACCTTTGATGATGTGGCAGGAATTGACGAAGCGAAGGAAGAATTACAGGAAGTCGTCACTTTCCTCAAACAACCGGAGAAATTTACCGCCGTTGGTGCCAAAATCCCCAAAGGAGTCCTGTTAGTTGGTCCTCCGGGTACGGGTAAAACCCTGTTAGCTAAAGCGATCGCCGGTGAAGCGGGTGTGCCTTTCTTCAGCATTTCCGGTTCGGAATTTGTGGAAATGTTTGTCGGTGTCGGTGCTTCTCGCGTGCGCGATTTGTTCAAAAAAGCCAAGGAAAATGCTCCCTGTTTAATATTTATCGATGAAATTGACGCAGTAGGTCGTCAACGGGGTGCCGGTATCGGTGGTGGTAACGATGAACGGGAACAAACCCTAAACCAATTATTGACAGAAATGGACGGTTTCGAGGGGAATACGGGAATTATCATCATTGCCGCCACTAACCGCCCCGATGTTCTCGATTCCGCTCTCATGCGTCCGGGCCGTTTTGATCGCCAAGTAACCGTCGATGCGCCCGATTTTAAAGGTCGTTTAGAGATTTTAGACGTTCACGCCCGCAATAAAAAGCTGGCCAACGACGTTTCCATCGAAGCGATCGCCCGTCGCACTCCGGGGTTCAGTGGCGCAGATTTAGCCAATTTACTCAACGAAGCGGCAATTTTAACCGCCCGTCGTCGTAAAGATGCCATTACCCTCCTAGAGATAGATGACGCAGTGGATCGTGTTATTGCGGGTATGGAAGGTACTCCTTTAGTCGATAGCAAGAGCAAGCGCCTAATCGCTTACCATGAAGTGGGCCATGCGATCGTGGGTACGCTCTTAAAAGATCACGATCCCGTTCAGAAAGTGACTCTGATTCCCCGGGGACAGGCCCAGGGTTTAACTTGGTTCACTCCCAACGAAGAACAGGGTTTAACCACGAAAGCGCAGTTAATGGCCCGGATTTCCGGTGCTTTAGGTGGTCGGGCGGCCGAGGAAGAAATCTTCGGCTATGATGAGGTGACTACCGGTGCCGGTGGCGATTTACAGCAGGTTTCTGATATGGCGCGTCAGATGGTGACTCGTTTCGGGATGAGCGATTTGGGTCCTTTGTCCCTAGAAAGTCAAGGGGGTGAAGTGTTCCTCGGTGGCGGTTTGATGACTCGTTCCGAGTATTCTGAGAAGGTCGCTACTCGCATCGATGATCAGGTGCGATCGATCGTGGAACACTGTCATGAAATTTCTCGGCAAATTGTCCGGGATCATCGCGAAGTGATCGATCGAGTGGTGGACCTGCTGATCGAAAAAGAAACGATCAATGGGGAAGAATTCCGGCAGATTGTGGCTGAATACGCCTACGTTCCCGAAAAAGAACAGTTTGTACCACAGTTATAG
- a CDS encoding type II restriction endonuclease, translating to MELVSQQNFYPDLTFIHEPTGAKFAVDRDYY from the coding sequence ATAGAGTTAGTATCTCAACAAAATTTTTACCCTGATTTAACCTTTATTCACGAGCCAACAGGAGCTAAGTTTGCTGTGGATAGAGATTACTATTGA
- a CDS encoding DNA adenine methylase: MKLTPLVPPIKCQGIKTKLVKDIKNIVSDLSFGRWIEPFSGSGVVAFNINPKKALLADTNTHIIQFYNNLKNQVITSKTVKLFLQENGQVLKEQGESYYYQVRERFNQAPNSLDFLFLNRSCFNGVMRFNRKGQFNVPYCHKSERFSQAYITKIVNQVIALENILIKTDYNFQVADFRETLSDWQKTDLIYLDPPYLGRHTDYFNSWSEEDEDCLVTILKDISCRFILSTWHSNQFRSNPLIKKNWSADQFYIYTKQHFYHVGSTEKLRHPITEALITNFNIPFLPERGTDLQQLSLLPSTAENEGVRTV, encoded by the coding sequence GTGAAGTTAACGCCACTTGTGCCACCGATTAAGTGTCAAGGAATTAAAACTAAATTGGTGAAAGATATTAAAAATATTGTGTCTGATCTTAGCTTTGGGCGTTGGATAGAACCCTTTTCTGGATCGGGGGTGGTGGCTTTTAATATTAATCCCAAAAAGGCTTTACTTGCGGACACAAATACTCATATTATCCAGTTTTATAATAATCTAAAAAATCAAGTTATTACCAGTAAAACTGTGAAGCTTTTTTTGCAAGAAAATGGTCAAGTTCTTAAGGAACAGGGAGAAAGTTATTATTATCAGGTACGAGAAAGATTTAATCAAGCTCCTAATTCTCTGGATTTTTTATTTCTCAATCGCTCCTGTTTTAATGGCGTGATGAGATTCAATCGTAAGGGACAGTTTAACGTACCTTACTGTCATAAATCAGAGCGATTTTCTCAAGCATATATTACCAAAATAGTCAATCAAGTTATTGCCCTAGAAAATATTCTTATTAAAACTGATTATAATTTTCAAGTTGCTGACTTTCGAGAGACTTTATCTGATTGGCAAAAAACAGACTTGATCTATCTCGATCCTCCTTATTTAGGGAGACACACCGATTATTTTAACTCTTGGTCTGAAGAGGATGAAGATTGTTTGGTGACTATTTTAAAGGATATTTCTTGTCGGTTTATTTTGTCCACTTGGCACAGTAATCAGTTTAGAAGCAATCCTTTAATTAAAAAAAATTGGAGTGCTGATCAGTTTTATATCTATACTAAACAGCATTTTTATCATGTGGGTTCCACAGAAAAATTACGTCATCCGATCACCGAAGCACTCATTACTAACTTTAACATTCCCTTCTTGCCAGAGCGAGGAACTGATTTGCAACAACTGTCATTATTGCCATCGACAGCAGAAAATGAGGGAGTGAGAACAGTCTAG
- the psbX gene encoding photosystem II reaction center X protein, whose amino-acid sequence MTPSLANFLWSLVLGAAIVLIPATIGLIFISQYDKIKRT is encoded by the coding sequence ATGACACCCTCTTTAGCTAACTTTCTCTGGAGCCTTGTTTTAGGTGCGGCTATCGTCCTGATCCCTGCCACTATCGGCTTGATTTTCATCAGTCAATACGACAAGATCAAACGGACTTAA